A region of Dermochelys coriacea isolate rDerCor1 chromosome 1, rDerCor1.pri.v4, whole genome shotgun sequence DNA encodes the following proteins:
- the MAP3K7CL gene encoding MAP3K7 C-terminal-like protein isoform X5 has translation MTHQPLPPCHDSTESMEVFKQHCQIAEDYHEVKKEIALLEERKKELFARLEQAEKESMDAAQLAKEYAELTEENRTLKLAQTQCAEQLEKLRIQYQKRQGSS, from the exons CCTCTGCCTCCTTGCCATGACTCTACGGAATCAATGGAGGTGTTCAAACAGCACTGCCAAATAGCAGAAGACTATCATGAGGTCAAAAAGGAAATTGCACTGCTGGAAGAAAGAAA AAAGGAGCTGTTTGCCAGGCTGGAACAGGCAGAAAAGGAGAGCATGGATGCTGCTCAGCTGGCTAAGGAGTATGCAGAACTGACAGAGGAGAATCGGACATTGAAACTGGCTCAGACGCAGTGTGCAGAGCAACTGGAAAAGCTTAGAATACAATACCAAAAGAGACAGGGCTCTTCATAA
- the MAP3K7CL gene encoding MAP3K7 C-terminal-like protein isoform X6, producing MEVFKQHCQIAEDYHEVKKEIALLEERKKELFARLEQAEKESMDAAQLAKEYAELTEENRTLKLAQTQCAEQLEKLRIQYQKRQGSS from the exons ATGGAGGTGTTCAAACAGCACTGCCAAATAGCAGAAGACTATCATGAGGTCAAAAAGGAAATTGCACTGCTGGAAGAAAGAAA AAAGGAGCTGTTTGCCAGGCTGGAACAGGCAGAAAAGGAGAGCATGGATGCTGCTCAGCTGGCTAAGGAGTATGCAGAACTGACAGAGGAGAATCGGACATTGAAACTGGCTCAGACGCAGTGTGCAGAGCAACTGGAAAAGCTTAGAATACAATACCAAAAGAGACAGGGCTCTTCATAA